The sequence below is a genomic window from Sinorhizobium terangae.
GAGTTTCGGGAAGGCGGGCTTGTCACCCCAATAGTCTTCGTAGCGCTCGAAGAGGCTTGCCTCGTTGCTACTGCTGCCCTGGCGCCATGGACCGGTTCCAATGGGCTCCTTGTAGCTTCCATCTTCGCCGACCGAATGCGGGCTCAGGAAGCGGACGGGCCGAACATAGGAAAACTCCTGCAGGAGACCAAGCACCGGTTCGCGGAACAGAATTCGCACATGATGGTCGTCGACGATGTCAAGGCCGGCGAAAAGACGCGACGAGTTCATCCAGTTGTTGGCTTCGATTCCGATCCAACGGTCGAGATTCCATTTGAGCGCCGCGGCATCAAAAGGCGCCCCGTCGTGGAAAGTCACGCCCTCGCGAAGCGTAATGTTCAGCAACTTGCCGCCGTCTTCCACCGACCATTCCGTCGCCAGGCCGGGCTCGATGCTCCCGTCATGAGCGTATTTGAACAGCGGCTCGAACAGGAGATCCTGCACGGCAAAGAGGCCGGTGTATTTGTGCGGATTGAGATCGCCGGCAGCCTTGGCGATGGCCACCTTTAGTGTGCCCTCCTCCACTGCTGCCGATGCGATGCGGGGAAGCAAGCTTGCACCCGCCGTGACACAGACAATCCCTGACAATCCGCCCAGGAAATGGCGTCGGTTTATTGTGAACGACGAAATCCTCTTACTCATCTTCATTCCCCTCTTTTGTTGTTGAGTGTGTATTGCGCTCTCTCCAGCGCGGTTACCAGGCGCCGCGCACGGCGGCTTTCTCCTCCAAGGCGGCAAGCATCCGCTCGATGTCAGCGCGCAAGTCCTCGCGCGCCTCAAGGCCTGCACTGACGCGCAGAAGCAGGTCGTCATCCGTCCATTCGGTTGCGCTTCGATTTGCCCGCACCTGCATCGGCGCAACAAGACTGCGCGTGCCGCCCCAGGATGCCCCAATCGCGAAGACCTGCAGTGTGTCTAGCGTTGCGGCGACGTGGGCGGATACTTCAGGCTTGAACACCACGCTGAAAACGCCGCTTGCGCCAAGAAAGTCACGCTTCCAGAGTTCATGTCCCGGGCAGCCAGGCATCGGCGGGAACAGGACACGATCGACGAGCGGATGGTCACGGAAAATCGCTGCCAGTTCCAACGCAGACTCGAATGCATAAGCAAGCCTGACAGGGAGGGTTTCCATGCCGCGCAGCACCAACGCCGCGTCGTCCGGTGACACCCCGATCCCGTATCGTCCCAGCACCCCGCGTATCGAACCGGCGAGGGCCTCTGTGGACACTGTGATCGATCCCATGAGGACGTCGGAGTGGCCGGACACGTATTTCGTCAAAGCCTCCGTGACGATATCAACGCCATGACACAGCGGCTTGTAGTTGAGCGGCGTCGCCCACGTGTTGTCGCATCCGACAAGCGCACCTGCACCATGGGCGATCTCGACGATTGCTGGCAGGTCCTGGATTTCCATTGTGGTCGAGCCGGGAGACTCGCACCAGACCATTCGTGTCCGATCGTCGATGCGACGCTCAAGATCGCGCGGCGAGGAGGGATCATAGAAGCCTGCAGTCACCCCGAGACGTTTCAGGTCATTGGTCGCGAAATCGCGAACTGGAGGGTAGCAGTTGTCTGCAATGAGAACCTTGTCCCCTGCCCCAACAAACGCGACCATCGAGATTGCATTTGAAGCTTGTCCGGAGGGTGTCAGGAACGTCCTGGCGCCCTGCTCCAATTGAGTAATCTTTCGCTCCAGCGTGCGTGTCGTTGGTGTTCCGTACAGGCCGTAGGAATAACCGTCCATGCCGCGCGCAGCGCGGTTGGCGTATTCCTCGGCGGACCTGAACGTGATCGTCGAGCCGCGATGGACTGCGACCCCGAGCGGATCGAAGCCATCGGTCTTTACCTTCGGCGTCACCACACACGTCGTGTGATCCTTCATTCCTGTCTGCTCCTCTTCGTTGCAAGGAGGATTTAAGCAGTTGGCTATCTATTCCGTCTAATATTAAGATCGATGCCGTCTATTCTTGTGGGTTATAGGGAAATCCATGAATCTGCGTCAGATCGAAGTTTTCCATGCAGTGATGACCAATGGCACAGCCTCACGCGCCGCCGAAGTCCTGAGGATTTCGCAGCCGGCTGTCAGCAAAGCCATCCAGGAACTCGAGCGCGGCACCGGGCTTGCACTCTTCCATCGGATCAATGGACGGCTGGTGCCGACTTCGGAGGCGCAGCTTTTCTTTCGCGAGGTCGAGCAGTCCTTCACGGGACTTATTCATCTGCGCAGCGCAGCGGCACGCATTCGCGATTTCGGCTCCGGGGAAATTCGACTGGCCAGTCTTTCGGCACTCAGCACCAATGTTGTTCCAAAGGCGCTCTACGCGTTTCAAAAACGGCACCCCGAAGTGGCGATTACATTCCAGGCCCGAATGTCCTCGATGGTGAAGGATCTCGTTAGCTCCGGGCAATTCGATATCGGCCTGGCGGCCGATGAGATCGATTTGGCCGGTGTCGACGCTCAGCCTTTCGCGAACTATCGCACGGCCATTGCATTGCCAGCCAATCACCACCTGACGGAGCGGACGGTCATATGTCCCCAGGACCTGCATGGCGAAGCCTTCATCGCACTCGCCCCGGAGGACACCACCCGGAGGCAGATTGACGCGATCTTCGAGGCTGAGGCGGTGAAGCCGAAGATCGTGCTTGAGACGCCCTACTCGACGACGATATGCGCGATGGTGAATGCGGGGCTGGGTTGCGGCGTAGTGAACCCGATCACGGCCGAACCATTTCTCGGCAAAAATATCGTCATTCGCCCGTTTGAACGGGCCGTCTATTTTCGTACACTCCTGCTGTTGCCGCCAAACGGGCGGCCTTCGAAGATTGTGCGGGATCTCATGAGCGAACTGAAAAAGCACGCGAGCGCTGACGACGGGACCGCTGCCCCCACCGCCCGTTCCAGCGGGGCGGCCGCGATCGAATTCAGGTAGACGATTCGCCAATACGGGATGATGTGCAGGAGCAAGGCGTGATGCGCCGAACGCGCGTTTGACGATCCCTCGCTGAAGTGCGTGATGACTTTCGCAAGCCCATCCGGTCGGACCTCCTACCGCTTCCACCGCAGGAAGATCGTCGCGAGCGGCGGCAGTGTAAGAAGGATGGAGAAGTCCCTGCCATGCGCCGGATGGCGTTCAGCCCAGGCTTCAGCCTGGCCGAGATTGGATCCTCCATAGATCGCGGCATCGGTGTTGAGCACCACCTCAAAGCGTCCTTCTATCGGCACGCCAACGCGATAATCATGCCGCGGCACCGGCGTGAAGTTGGACATGATGAGGATATGCGAGGAGCGGTCCTGTGAGCTGCGGAGCATGCCGTAGATGGAGTTTTCCGCGTCGTCGGCAACCGCCCATTCGAAGCCAGCCGGGTCAAGGTCGCCGAACTGAAGCGCAGGTTCTCGCACATAAAGCCCATTAAGATCGCGGATCAGTTGCTGAATGCCCGCATGATCGGGCCGGTCGAGCAGGTCCCAATGAACGGAGCCGTCATGGCTCCATTCGGCTTCCTGGGCAAGCTCGCCGCCCATGAAGAGCAGTTTCTTGCCTGGATGACCCCACATGAAGGCGTAATAGGCGCGCAGGTTCGCCAGCCTCTGCCACTGGTCGCCGGGCATCTTCCCGAGCAAGGAACCTTTGCCGTGCACGACCTCGTCATGGGAGAGCGGCAGCATGAACCGTTCGGAATAGGCGTAGATCATGCCGAAGGTCATCGCGCCGTGGTGGTATTTGCGGTAGACTGGATCCTCCTGCATGTAGTGCAGCGTGTCGTGCATCCAACCCATGTTCCACTTGAAATCAAAGCCGAGGCCGCCCTCCTCGGGCGCCTTGGTCACATCCGGCCAGGCGGTCGACTCTTCCGCGGCGGTGAAGGCATGGGGGAAGCGCTGATGGATGATGCTGTTCAGGTGCTTCAAGAACTCCACTGCTTCGAGGTTCTCGCGACCGCCGTATTGATTTGGTATCCATTGACCCTCCTCACGGCTGTAGTCCCGGTAGAGCATCGAGGCGACTGCGTCCACGCGCAACGCATCCACGTGATAATGCTCCAGCCATTCCAGCGCGCTGGCAATCAGGAATCCTTTCACCTCGTTGCGGCCAAGATTGTAAATCAGCGTGTTCCAGTCGCGGTGGAAGCCCTCACGCGGATCCTCATGCTCGTAGAGCGCGGTGCCGTCGAAACGGGCGAGCCCCCAGACATCGGTGGGAAAATGGGCCGGCACCCAGTCGAGGATGACGCCGATGTCCGCGGCATGGCAGCGGTCGACGAAGTAGGCAAAATCCTCCGGCGTGCCGTAACGACCGGTGGGAGCGAAGAGGCCGAGCGGCTGGTAGCCCCAGGAGCCGCCGAAGGGATGTTCCATGATCGGCAGGAATTCGATGTGGGTGAAGCCGAGATCCCGCGCATAGGGAATCAGCCGCTGGCTGAGCTCGACCCAGTCGAGCGGCCGGTTTCCCTCCTCGGTGATCCTCAGCCAGGACCCGGGATGCACCTCATAGACCGAGATTGCTCCGTTGATCGATCGCTCGGCGCGGCGGGCGCGCATCCAGTCCTCGTCGCTCCAGCGGAAAGGTTTGGACGACGCGACGATCGAAGCCGTCGAGGGTGCGGCTTCGCTGGCGCGGGCAACCGGGTCTGCTTTCTGAGGCAGGAGATTGCCGTGAGCGTCGAGCAGCTCGTATTTATAGCGCTCTCCATGCGTGAGGCGCGGAATGAAGATTTCCCATATGCCCGCTGACGGCCGCAGTCGCATCGGATGTCGGCGGCCATCCCAACTGTTGAAATCGCCGACGACGGAAACCCGCCGCGCATTCGGTGCCCATACGGAAAAGCGCACGCCCTGCACACCATCGACGTCCATCGGAATGGCGCCAAGTGTGCGGCCAAGATCGTAGTGGGTGCCCTGAGAGATCAGGTGCAGATCGAGGTCGCCGAGCAAAAGGCCGAATGAATAAGGATCCTCCGTCTCCTGCACGGCATCAGGCCAGTGGATGCGAAGGCGGTAACTGGCCACGCTGCCGATAGCACCGGCGAAAAGGCCGCCCTCATGAATCAGCTCCAGCCGCGTCAGCGCGCGGTTGGTATCGGACTCGACCACGTCCACGGAGACGGCGCCGGGCAGCAAGGCCCTTACGACGTTGAGATCGTCATATCGATGACGACCGAGGATGGAGAAAGGATCGCCATGCCGGCCTTCGACGAGAGCCTGGAGGCCTTCAGCGACGGTGCCGATCATCAGGTCTGCGCGCTCATATCTCATGCGACGTCTCCAAGAGTCTCGATGCGATAGCCGAGAAGCCGGCAAGCGGCAGCGGCAGCCAGGTGGGGCGATTGCGCGCTTCATAGGCGATCTCGTAGGCCGCCTTCTCCAGCAGGAAGAGGTCGAGGATGCGACCGCGCGAAACCGGACGTAAGCTGAGTTCTCGCGTCTTGCCGATGGCGTCGAGATAACCTTCGAGGAAGGCAGGTTCCGCCATTTCGACGAAGCGCGCCACGAGCGCGGCATGTCTTCGATCGTCCACCTCGCTCACCAGCTCCCGCTCGAGATTGGCGGCCGCTGCAAGATAGCTCAGCGATCTCAGTAGCCCCGCAACATCCCGCAGCGGATTGGTCTTGGCGCGGCGCTCAGCGAGATCGCGGGCGGGTTCGCCCTCGAAATCGATGATATAGGCGTCACCTTCCGCAACCAGAACCTGGCCCAGATGGAAGTCGCCGTGATTGCGGGTCATCAGCGTGCCTGCCGCGGCCTTTGACAGGTGCCCGGCCAACTTCAAAAGCTCCTCGCGTCGTGCGACGAGCGGTCCGATCTGCTGGGCAACTTCTGGAGCGAGGCTTTCCTGGATCTCCTCGAGGAGGGCGAGGCTTTCCTGAATTTGCTTCTTCACGGCATCGCCCCACCGTCCGGCATCCTCCTTGGACATGCGGACCGGTTTGAAATCCTCGTTTTCGGTCGGTTGTGCCAGCGCCACATGCAATTCGCCGAGCCGCTTGCCAATCGTCGCGGCGAAATCCACGAGCGGCCTGAAGTACTCATCTGCCATGTCTGCCTCGACACCGGTCACCATCACCTCGTCGATCGCGCGGCGCAGGTTGCTGAGCATCCAGTTCCAGGCATCGCCTTGATTGCGGATCGCTCCTTGTACGATGATCAATGTGCAACGGCAGCCGTCCGGCGTCGTGTGCCCCACTTCGCCGAGCAACTGTGCGGTGTTCCCATATCCGATTTCCGTCAGATGGCGCGTCATCTCCACCTCCGGATGGACACCCGGCAGGACGTGGCGGATGAGCTTCACCATCGCGATCTCGCCGATGATGAGCGAACTGTTGGATTGCTCGGCTGAGAGCCAACGCACCGGCAGGTCGTCGTTCATGCTCATGCGGTCGAGCAGATCCGTGCCGAGGAATTCGAGCGTGCCCGCCCGGTCGGAGATCACCGCTCGTTCGCGCAGTCCGCGGATGACGCTGCGTGCCAACGCCTCTATCGCAAAGCCGTCGGTCAAAAATCCGACGCGGCGGCCCTGGCGGAGGCGGGCAAGCGCGAGTTGTTGCGCAAGCGCCGTTGGCTGCCCGTCATCCCACGACACCGCAAGTGGCAGCAAATAGGTGTCCTTGCGGCCGTCGAGTTCGGCTTCCACCTCTCCAAGCGAGAGGTCACGGGCGAAGGGAATTGGCGTGGCGACGACGAGCGAGGCATGCCTCAGCTTCTCGCCCTTGGCGCCGAACCAACGCCGCCTGCCAAGATAGGCTGGCAGTATCTCGTTCGAGAGCGTGCCTGATAGCCGCGGCTCATCGACCAGTTCCTGCAGGTTGCGGCGTACCACCATAGTCACCATGTCCTGCATCTGTTCCGGTGGTTCGGCGCGCCAGGCGGGGCCGTCCGCCTCCTTCGCGAGCAGGAACCAGAAGAAGCCATAGGGGGGCAGAGTGAGCATGTAGGTGAGCTGCCCGATCGGCGGGAACGGCGACATGCCGGTCAACTCGATGGGGGTGCGGCCGGCAAAGTTCGCAAGGTCGAGTTCGACGGCCTGGGGCAGGCGCGACAAGTTGGCGACGCAGAGGATCGTGTCCTCGCGATATTCGCGGAGATAGGCAAGAATCTTCCTGTTGCCGGGCGAGAGGAACCTTAGGGAACCGCGCCCGAATGCCGAATGCTTGCTGCGCAGCGCCAGCATGCGCCGTGTCCAGTTGAGCAGCGAATGAGCATCGGCGCCCTGTGCCTCGACATTGACTGCCTCAAAGCCGTAAAGCGGGTCCATGATGGGCGGAAGCACAAGCCGTGCCGGATCCGTCTTGGAAAAACCGCCGTTGCGGTCCGGCGACCATTGCATGGGCGTGCGCACACCGTCGCGGTCGCCGAGATAGATATTGTCACCCATGCCGATCTCGTCGCCGTAATAGATCACAGGCGTGCCGGGCATGGAAAATAAGAGTGCGTTCATCAACTCGACGCGACGGCGATCGCGCTCCATGAGCGGCGAAAGACGGCGCCGAATTCCGAGGTTGATGCGGGCGCGACGGTCGGTGGCATAGATGTTCCAGAGATAATCGCGCTCTTCATCGGTCACCATCTCCAGCGTCAGCTCGTCATGGTTCCGCAAGAAGATCGCCCATTGGCACGTCTCAGGGATTTCCGGCGTCTGCCGCATGATATCGGTGATCGGGAAGCGGTCTTCCTTGGCGATCGCCATGTACATGCGCGGCATGAGCGGGAAATGGAAGGCCATGTGGCATTCATCGCCGTCGCCGAAATAGTCACGCGTGTCCTCCGGCCATTGATTGGCCTCGGCAAGCAGCATCTTGCCGGGATGGGTGGAATCAAGGGCCGCACGGATCTTCTTCAGGATCGCATGCGTCTCCGGCAGATTCTCGTTGATCGTGCCCTCTCGTTCCACCAGGTAAGGGATCGCGTCGAGCCGGAAGCCGTCGATGCCGGTCTCCAGCCAGAAGCGCATCACACCCAAAAGCTCCTCCAGCACCAACGGATTGTCGAAATTGAGGTCGGGCTGGTGGGAATAGAACCGGTGCCAATAATAGGCGCCGGCGACTGGATCCCATGTCCAGTTGGACTTTTCGGTGTCGAGGAAGATGATCCGGGTCTCGGGGAACTTCTGATCGGTATCCGACCAGACATAGAAGTCCCGCTCCGGCGAGCCGGGGGGCGCGCGCCGCGCCCGCTGGAACCATGGATGCTGGTCGGACGTATGGTTGATGACGAGCTCAATGATCACCCGGAGCCCGCGTCGATGCGCGGCTTCCACGAAAGCCGTGAACTCCTCCACCGTGCCGTAGTCCGTGCTGACATTGGTGTAGTCGGCGATATCGTATCCGTCGTCGCGACGCGGGGACGGAAAGAAGGGCAAGAGCCAGATGGTATTGGCGCCAAGCGAAGCGATATGATCGAGCTTCTCGTGAAGGCCCTTGAAGTCCCCGATACCGTCGTTATTGGCATCGAAGAACGACTTGATATGAAGTTGGTAGATGAGCGCGTCCTTATACCACAGGGAATCGGGTTCTTGCGGGCTGGTCTGATCCTGCCCCTGGTCGCGGCTTGTGATCGCCATGTCCATTTTCTTTCTCCTGCCTTATCTCACGCGCCAGATCGCAAACGGCAGACCGGCATGCGGATCGAGCCGAAGGTGCTGGACCCCGCCGGTCCAGCTGAACGTGCGACCTGTGATCAGGTCTTCGAGGTCGAGCGTGCCATGGTCCGGGAGGTTCCACGACCGGAGCGGGATTTCCACATCCGCTTCCTGCGCATTGTAGGGATCGAGGTTGACGGCGATGAGCAAAGCGTTCTCACGTCCGGAACTGATCCTCTCATAGAACATGATGTTGTCGTTCCAGGCGGTGAGAAGCTCAAGGCCGAGATGTGAATGCAGGGCCGGGTTTTCCTTTCGGATCCGGTTGAGCATTGTGATCTCGGATTTGATGTTGCCCGGCCGATCGTAGTCCCAGGCGCGGATCTCATACTTTTCGGAGTCGGCATATTCCTTGCGCTTGGCGTCCGGCCGACCCTCGCAGAGCTCGAAGCCATTGTAGACACCCCAAAGTCCTGAGAGTGTCGCGGCAAGTGCCGCCCGGACCAGATAGGCCGGACGCGGCGCGTTTTGCAGGAAGTCGGGATTGATGTCGTGCGTGTTGACGAAGAAGTGGGGGCGGAAGAACTCCTTCGGTTCCTGCGTGGTGATCTCGCGCATGTATTGCTCGAGCTCCCACTTCGTGTTGCGCCAGGTGAAATAGGTGTACGACTGAGAAAAGCCGATCTTGGCGAGTCGATACATCACCTTCGGCTTGGTGAAAGCTTCCGACAGGAAGACGACATCCGGATGCCGCGACCTGATATCGGCGATCAGCCACTCCCAGAACGGGAAGGGCTTGGTGTGCGGATTATCGACGCGAAAGAGCTTGACGCCGGTGTCGATCCACTTCTGCACGATATCGCGCAGCTCGATCCAGAGCGACGGGATCGCGTCCCAGCTATAGAAATCCACATTGACGATGTCTTCGTACTTCTTGGGTGGATTTTCCGCGTAACGAATGCTTCCGTCCGGTCGCCAGTCGAACCAGCCCGGATGCTGTGTCAGCCACGGGTGGTCGGGCGAGCACTGGATGGCGAGATCGAGCGCAATCTCCAGGCCCTCGTGCTTGCCGGCGTCCACCAGACGACGGAAGTCCTCGAACGTGCCGAGCTCAGGATGGATCGCGTCGTGACCGCCGTCCGGCGAGCCGATGGCATAGGGGCTGCCCGGATCCTCCGGCGCCGCGCGCAGGCTGTTGTTCCTGCCCTTGCGATTGGTCTTGCCGATAGGATGAATCGGCGGGAAATAGAGCACGTCGAAACCCATGGCGCGGATGGCCGGCAACCGCTTGATGACGTCGTCGAATGTGCCGTGGCGGGTCGGATCGCCGCTCTGTGAGCGTGGAAATACCTGGTACCAGCTTGCGAAGGCGGCGGCCGGACGCTCTGCATCGAGAGGGATGGTCTGCGACCTGAGACGATGGGGTCGTCGATCCGCCGCCGCCATCAGCTCGGCGGTTTCTGCCGCCAGCAGGATTTCGGTGCGCTGGACATCCTGCGCCGCAGTCAGCCTGTCAAACAGGGTTTTGAGCTGCCTCTTGAGCTGGCCTTGCGCGTAGTCGAGCGCGTCTACCACGAGGTTGATGCCCTCCTGGATTTCGAGCCGGAGGTCGAGCCGCGCCTCGTGCTTCTTGGTGAACTCGTAGCGGAAGATCTGAAACTGACTGCGCCAGGCTTCAATCACGAATTCGTGCCTTCCCAGGCGCCTGGGCGTGAACTCCGCATGCCAGCGATCATTTTCGATCAGCTCCATGTGAACTTCGTTCCAGCCGCTTTCGTCGACGGCTCGCCAGAGCAGGGCGGCCGAAAGCGGGTCGTGGCCATCGCCGAAAATATCTGCCTCGACCTTCACCGTCTCGCCGACAACGCGCTTGACGACGAAACGGCCGTCATCGACCGCTGGCGTGATCTTTTCGATTGCCAATCTCGAAGACGCGGCGGCCTCGTCGGCACTGGTTACTTGAACCGCGTCGATGATCGGAACGGATGACTGTCCTTCGAAAATGCGCAGTTCACCCGGCTTCAGCTTGAGATTGGCATCAAGAACCTCGTCTTTGGCCTGCGGGTCGGAGAGCGGGAGGAACAGGGACGCTGCCTCCCGCAACACGTTGAACGGTGCATTGACGACGCGCCTGAGGTCGCGGTTGAGCACAACGACGCGGACTTTCTGCGAGGAGCGAATGTCGGCCTCGTCCGTCTGCATCAGAGCGATGGCCGGCGTTTGGCTGGCGGAGATCAGCTTGAGTGGCTGCCGCGCGAAGCCGGCGGCCGTCTTGTTGGGCCAGCCGTTTACGGTGCGGATATCGTCGGAAAGATCGAACGAGCCCTGCTTGCGAAGGCCAAGCAGGCCGGTTCCATCGCCATGCATCGGATCGAGCGGCGTGACAGCGCCATATTCGAACCCCATCGGAATCATCAGGCCGCTGGCAAATGTGGAAGCCAGCTTCAGCGCGCGGACGGCCTTGCGCTGCAGCACTTCACATCCGTCGCTGCCGTGGGCGATTCGCCTGCCGAACGGCGCCTCCGGGAAGGTGACCTGATACCCGATCTGCCTCTGGATCTGATATTCGTCTGTAATCCAGCGTTCCTCCAGGTTCCACCAGGCAAGCGATGAGAAGCTGCCGTCAAAGCCCGCCCCGTCAAGAGCCTTGCGGTCTTCGAACGCGGTGCCGGGCGTCCAGGCAAGAAAGATTGTTTCTGGCGCCAGGTTGCGGACTGAGGCGATAAGATCGTACCAGGCCTCCGGCGCCAGGCGACCGATCCCCAGGCAGCGATAGCCCGCAATGCCGAGGCCCGTGAGCCAGGTCATACGGCGGCGCCAGTCCTCGATGTACCTGGCTTCACCCATGAATTCGACGCGCCGGCTGCGGCTTTCCTGCGGTGCCACGCGCGGATCGGCGATGATGGCGCCCGCGGGCTTGTCGTCGGCGGCCACCCGATCCACGACGAGGTCGAGCATGAGTCTGAGATCGTTCTCCCGAGCTGCCTCAACCAACGCCCTGACGCCATCCTCGACAGACTGACCCAGTTCCAGCTCAGGATCGAGCCGATCGAAATGCCGGGTGACGAAGACACTGGCATATTGGCCGCGTTCAAAAAGGGGTGCCGTCAGCACTGTATCAAAACCGAGGCCCTTGGCATGCGTGAAAACCTCTCTCCACGCGTCGAGCCCCTTCAACACCAAAGGATGCACGTAGTAGATCTGCGGTGGCAGTTGGGAGAGCGAGATTCGCGAAACGACTTGGGAGCGTATGTTCATCGGTCGTGCCTCGCTGCAGGCCTTTGTCGTCTAACGGTGAGGTCACCATGCTTGTTCCTTTGAAAAGGGGCGAATT
It includes:
- the treS gene encoding maltose alpha-D-glucosyltransferase, whose translation is MAITSRDQGQDQTSPQEPDSLWYKDALIYQLHIKSFFDANNDGIGDFKGLHEKLDHIASLGANTIWLLPFFPSPRRDDGYDIADYTNVSTDYGTVEEFTAFVEAAHRRGLRVIIELVINHTSDQHPWFQRARRAPPGSPERDFYVWSDTDQKFPETRIIFLDTEKSNWTWDPVAGAYYWHRFYSHQPDLNFDNPLVLEELLGVMRFWLETGIDGFRLDAIPYLVEREGTINENLPETHAILKKIRAALDSTHPGKMLLAEANQWPEDTRDYFGDGDECHMAFHFPLMPRMYMAIAKEDRFPITDIMRQTPEIPETCQWAIFLRNHDELTLEMVTDEERDYLWNIYATDRRARINLGIRRRLSPLMERDRRRVELMNALLFSMPGTPVIYYGDEIGMGDNIYLGDRDGVRTPMQWSPDRNGGFSKTDPARLVLPPIMDPLYGFEAVNVEAQGADAHSLLNWTRRMLALRSKHSAFGRGSLRFLSPGNRKILAYLREYREDTILCVANLSRLPQAVELDLANFAGRTPIELTGMSPFPPIGQLTYMLTLPPYGFFWFLLAKEADGPAWRAEPPEQMQDMVTMVVRRNLQELVDEPRLSGTLSNEILPAYLGRRRWFGAKGEKLRHASLVVATPIPFARDLSLGEVEAELDGRKDTYLLPLAVSWDDGQPTALAQQLALARLRQGRRVGFLTDGFAIEALARSVIRGLRERAVISDRAGTLEFLGTDLLDRMSMNDDLPVRWLSAEQSNSSLIIGEIAMVKLIRHVLPGVHPEVEMTRHLTEIGYGNTAQLLGEVGHTTPDGCRCTLIIVQGAIRNQGDAWNWMLSNLRRAIDEVMVTGVEADMADEYFRPLVDFAATIGKRLGELHVALAQPTENEDFKPVRMSKEDAGRWGDAVKKQIQESLALLEEIQESLAPEVAQQIGPLVARREELLKLAGHLSKAAAGTLMTRNHGDFHLGQVLVAEGDAYIIDFEGEPARDLAERRAKTNPLRDVAGLLRSLSYLAAAANLERELVSEVDDRRHAALVARFVEMAEPAFLEGYLDAIGKTRELSLRPVSRGRILDLFLLEKAAYEIAYEARNRPTWLPLPLAGFSAIASRLLETSHEI
- a CDS encoding LysR substrate-binding domain-containing protein, translated to MNLRQIEVFHAVMTNGTASRAAEVLRISQPAVSKAIQELERGTGLALFHRINGRLVPTSEAQLFFREVEQSFTGLIHLRSAAARIRDFGSGEIRLASLSALSTNVVPKALYAFQKRHPEVAITFQARMSSMVKDLVSSGQFDIGLAADEIDLAGVDAQPFANYRTAIALPANHHLTERTVICPQDLHGEAFIALAPEDTTRRQIDAIFEAEAVKPKIVLETPYSTTICAMVNAGLGCGVVNPITAEPFLGKNIVIRPFERAVYFRTLLLLPPNGRPSKIVRDLMSELKKHASADDGTAAPTARSSGAAAIEFR
- the glgB gene encoding 1,4-alpha-glucan branching protein GlgB, coding for MRYERADLMIGTVAEGLQALVEGRHGDPFSILGRHRYDDLNVVRALLPGAVSVDVVESDTNRALTRLELIHEGGLFAGAIGSVASYRLRIHWPDAVQETEDPYSFGLLLGDLDLHLISQGTHYDLGRTLGAIPMDVDGVQGVRFSVWAPNARRVSVVGDFNSWDGRRHPMRLRPSAGIWEIFIPRLTHGERYKYELLDAHGNLLPQKADPVARASEAAPSTASIVASSKPFRWSDEDWMRARRAERSINGAISVYEVHPGSWLRITEEGNRPLDWVELSQRLIPYARDLGFTHIEFLPIMEHPFGGSWGYQPLGLFAPTGRYGTPEDFAYFVDRCHAADIGVILDWVPAHFPTDVWGLARFDGTALYEHEDPREGFHRDWNTLIYNLGRNEVKGFLIASALEWLEHYHVDALRVDAVASMLYRDYSREEGQWIPNQYGGRENLEAVEFLKHLNSIIHQRFPHAFTAAEESTAWPDVTKAPEEGGLGFDFKWNMGWMHDTLHYMQEDPVYRKYHHGAMTFGMIYAYSERFMLPLSHDEVVHGKGSLLGKMPGDQWQRLANLRAYYAFMWGHPGKKLLFMGGELAQEAEWSHDGSVHWDLLDRPDHAGIQQLIRDLNGLYVREPALQFGDLDPAGFEWAVADDAENSIYGMLRSSQDRSSHILIMSNFTPVPRHDYRVGVPIEGRFEVVLNTDAAIYGGSNLGQAEAWAERHPAHGRDFSILLTLPPLATIFLRWKR
- a CDS encoding trans-sulfuration enzyme family protein, yielding MKDHTTCVVTPKVKTDGFDPLGVAVHRGSTITFRSAEEYANRAARGMDGYSYGLYGTPTTRTLERKITQLEQGARTFLTPSGQASNAISMVAFVGAGDKVLIADNCYPPVRDFATNDLKRLGVTAGFYDPSSPRDLERRIDDRTRMVWCESPGSTTMEIQDLPAIVEIAHGAGALVGCDNTWATPLNYKPLCHGVDIVTEALTKYVSGHSDVLMGSITVSTEALAGSIRGVLGRYGIGVSPDDAALVLRGMETLPVRLAYAFESALELAAIFRDHPLVDRVLFPPMPGCPGHELWKRDFLGASGVFSVVFKPEVSAHVAATLDTLQVFAIGASWGGTRSLVAPMQVRANRSATEWTDDDLLLRVSAGLEAREDLRADIERMLAALEEKAAVRGAW
- a CDS encoding alpha-1,4-glucan--maltose-1-phosphate maltosyltransferase; its protein translation is MNIRSQVVSRISLSQLPPQIYYVHPLVLKGLDAWREVFTHAKGLGFDTVLTAPLFERGQYASVFVTRHFDRLDPELELGQSVEDGVRALVEAARENDLRLMLDLVVDRVAADDKPAGAIIADPRVAPQESRSRRVEFMGEARYIEDWRRRMTWLTGLGIAGYRCLGIGRLAPEAWYDLIASVRNLAPETIFLAWTPGTAFEDRKALDGAGFDGSFSSLAWWNLEERWITDEYQIQRQIGYQVTFPEAPFGRRIAHGSDGCEVLQRKAVRALKLASTFASGLMIPMGFEYGAVTPLDPMHGDGTGLLGLRKQGSFDLSDDIRTVNGWPNKTAAGFARQPLKLISASQTPAIALMQTDEADIRSSQKVRVVVLNRDLRRVVNAPFNVLREAASLFLPLSDPQAKDEVLDANLKLKPGELRIFEGQSSVPIIDAVQVTSADEAAASSRLAIEKITPAVDDGRFVVKRVVGETVKVEADIFGDGHDPLSAALLWRAVDESGWNEVHMELIENDRWHAEFTPRRLGRHEFVIEAWRSQFQIFRYEFTKKHEARLDLRLEIQEGINLVVDALDYAQGQLKRQLKTLFDRLTAAQDVQRTEILLAAETAELMAAADRRPHRLRSQTIPLDAERPAAAFASWYQVFPRSQSGDPTRHGTFDDVIKRLPAIRAMGFDVLYFPPIHPIGKTNRKGRNNSLRAAPEDPGSPYAIGSPDGGHDAIHPELGTFEDFRRLVDAGKHEGLEIALDLAIQCSPDHPWLTQHPGWFDWRPDGSIRYAENPPKKYEDIVNVDFYSWDAIPSLWIELRDIVQKWIDTGVKLFRVDNPHTKPFPFWEWLIADIRSRHPDVVFLSEAFTKPKVMYRLAKIGFSQSYTYFTWRNTKWELEQYMREITTQEPKEFFRPHFFVNTHDINPDFLQNAPRPAYLVRAALAATLSGLWGVYNGFELCEGRPDAKRKEYADSEKYEIRAWDYDRPGNIKSEITMLNRIRKENPALHSHLGLELLTAWNDNIMFYERISSGRENALLIAVNLDPYNAQEADVEIPLRSWNLPDHGTLDLEDLITGRTFSWTGGVQHLRLDPHAGLPFAIWRVR